The segment GAAATCGACGAAATATACAACCTTGCCTGCCCGGCTTCGCCCATTCACTACCAATACGACCCGATACAGACCATCAAAGCCTCCATCATGGGTTCCATCAACGTGCTGGGCATCGCCAAGCGCACCGGGGCAACCGTCCTGCAAGCCTCGACCAGCGAAGTCTACGGCGACCCGCAGGTACACCCGCAGGTCGAGAGCTACTGGGGCAACGTCAACCCCATAGGCTTGCGCTCCTGCTATGACGAGGGCAAACGCTGCGCCGAGACCCTTTTCATGGACTATCACCGCCGCGAAGGGGTGAAGGTGAAAATCATTCGCATCTTCAACACCTACGGTCCCAACATGCACCCGCAGGACGGCCGCGTGGTGTCAAATTTCATCGTGCAGGCTTTGCAAGGAAAAGACATCACCATCTACGGCACCGGGCAACAGACCCGCTCGTTCCAGTATGTCACCGACCTCATCGAGGGCATGGTGCGCATGATGGAACGCACGGGCGACGACTTCACGGGGCCCGTCAACCTGGGTAATCCCGGAGAATTTACCATGCTCGAACTGGCCGAGAAGATTCTGCAACTGACCGGTTCGAAATCGAAAATCGTCTTCATGCCACTTCCCTCCGACGACCCGACCCAACGCAAACCCGACATTTCGCTGGCCAAGGAGAAGCTCGACTGGCAACCGCACATCGCCCTCGAAGACGGCCTGCGCGAGACCATCGACTACTTCCGCCGCATCTTGTAACGGCACAGGTCACCGGCAACAAAGCATTGCGCCGCGCTTCCAAGAGAGGAAGTGCGGCGCAACTGTTATGACGAAGGGGAACATTCCGTTACCGAAACGGGCAGAGTGATTATTTTTTCTTGTAATGCTTGGCCAACTCGGCTTCGCGGTCGACCTTCTTTTTCAAAACGACTTTGGTGATAAAGGCTTTCAGGAAACCAAGGCCATACCCCCCGAGCTGTATGGTGCAGGTAAGAAGCGAAAGCAGGGCAATGGGCAGGCTCCGGTTCTTGACAAGTGATTCGAGAAACAACAACCCGTAATAGAACGCCAGCGGCAACAGGACCCACGGCCAGAAGAAGGCTCCGACAATCAACGCCGCCGTACCCAACACAAAGCAAGCCGGCAAGAGATGCACCACCTTCAACGACTCGGGGTGCAACCGATACAAATCGACCCGCGCCATACCGAAGACATAGACCTGACGGTAGAACGAGCGGAAACTCACCCGCCGCTTGTGATAGACATAGGCGTCGCGGAAAAGAGCCGTCGTGAAACCGGCATCGCGTATGCGCAACGACAGGTCGATGTCTTCGCCGAACATATCGGCAAAGCCGCCCACCCGGTCGTACACCTCCTTGGAAAATCCCATATTGAACGTGCGCGGCGTAAACTTCTCCATCGAGCCTTTCCCGCCACGAATGCCCCCGGTCGTGAAAAACGACGTCATGGCATAGTTTATCGCCTTCTGCAAGCGAGAGAAAGAGCTGTGGGCCGCATCAGGACCTCCGTAACAATCGACAGGGTGCTCGTCGAGCCGACGGCGCACGGTCTCAAAATAGGCGGGGGGGATAATGCAGTCGGAGTCGAAAAAGACCAGATAACGGCCTTCGGCCCGCTCCATGCCATAGTTGCGGGTGAGGCTGCGCCCCGAATTTTCCTTGTAGAAATAGCGTATGGTCATGCGGTCGGCATACTCGCGCGCCACCTCATCACAACGCCGGGTCGAACCGTCTTCGACCAGCAAAAGTTCAAAATCCTTGCAGGTCTGCGCATCGAGACTTTCGAGCAGTTCCCGCACCTCGTCGGGGCGGTTGTAGACGGGAATGATAATCGAAAAAAAAGGTTTGGTTGCAGCCATAATGTCTAAATTGTTCCACAAAGATAGGGCATTGTTCGCGGTCTGACAAAATTTAATATCACTCATTTTCTTTCACGGCTTTCATCATGCCTGCCCGGCGCACAGGAATGTCACTCCCCGTCCTAACGGGAAATCCATGCCCCGTCGCGACCTGCGTTTTATGAAATTCCCGTTTGGGGCAGGAGTCATGCACCTGCCCCTTTTTTGCCCTTGCGAATCCCGTCACCGGCAACGGCCGGTCTTTGCCCGGCACCGGCAACTCCCGAAAATTTCGTCCTCGCTCCTTGCCGCTGCACTCGCCTTTCGCTATCTTTACAGAATACAGGAGGCGGCTCGGCATAACCAAACTCGAAAACTTCGTTTCCTCGTTTGTTTCCGCTCTCGCCTTTCGCTATCTTTGCCCCCGGAAAAGTATAGAAAAGAGCATGCCGATAAAAAAGGAGCGCATCGAATACATCGACCTGGCCAAAGGATTCTGCATCTTGTTGGTGGTTTTTGCCCATATACACCCCGACCTCACGCGCTATTCGTGGGGTGTGTTTTTCGACTCCTTCCGCATGCCTCTCTACTTTTTCCTGTCGGGCATCTTCTTCAAAAAATACAGCGGCATACAAGAGTTCGGTGTAAAAAAAATCAACAATCTCATTATTCCACTTCTCTTTTTCTACGCTTTTACTTACTTGTACGACGCTGCTTCATGGGGTATCGGCCGGTTGACCGATGGCGATACAACTGCTTATGAACGTCTTTCCTGGTGGCCCTTTTGGGAGATTCTGCGCACCGGCTCCACCTATCACAACTCACCGTTGTGGTTTCTCACCGCCCTCTTCGAGGTGAACCTCCTCTACTACGGCCTGCACCTCCTCTGCAAATCGTGGCGGCTCGACATTGCCGTGTGGTTGCTGGCCATCGGGGGCTGGCTGCTGGCCAAAGCGGGCATTGTCCTCCCCTATTATATCGGGACGGCTCTCGTGGCCCTTCCGTTTTTCCACATCGGCACCTGGCTCAAACGGGGGAACTTCCTTCCCTACTCCCCGCGCGACAAATATCTCTATGCTTCGACTTTACCGCTGGGGGTGGCGGTATGGCTGCTGGCCGCACCCATACGCCTGCACGAACTTTTGTTGCCCCAATATTTCCTGGGGTTCTATTTCTGCGGCATCGGCGGGACGCTCGTCATCGTCTTCTTGTGCAAAGCCATGCGCCACCTGCCTTTCATCTCCTATTTCGGGCGCTATTCGATTATCGTATTCGGGACGCACTGGCCCATCTTCCACACCTACCAGCAAGTGGTGGCGCACTGGCTGCCCGAGGGCAACCCGGCCTACATGCTCGTATTTGTCTTGACAATGGTTACCGAGGTCGGCGTCATCGAAGGACTTCGCCGTTTCTTCCCGCGCTTCACCGCACAACAGGAGTGCATACCGACCGCCCGTTTTCATCGCGAAGGGTAACGGTCTCAACCGCCTACCCGATAGTTATCTACCGCGACGCAGCAGATAACGTTCGAGGCCGGCACGGCGCAACTTGCAGGCGGGACATTCGCCGCAGCCGTCGGCCATCACGCCATTGTAGCAGGTAAGGGTCTCGTTGCGGACAATATCAAACACGCCCAACTCGTCGGCCAACTCCCACTCCTGCTCCTTGTCGAGCCACATGAGCGGCGTGTGTATCACAAACTGACTCTCCATGGCCAGGTTGAGCGACACGTTGAGCGAGCGGATAAAGGTATCGCGGCAATCGGGGTAGCCGCTGAAATCGGTCTGCGAAACGCCCGTCACCAGATTTCGGATTCCCTTTTCATAAGCCTTTATGGCCGCCAGGGTGAGAAACAACATATTGCGTCCGGGCACAAAGGTATTGGGCAGGGCGTCGGCCGGTTTCTCCTTGTCCATCACCACCGATGCGTCGGTAAGGGCGTTGTGCGTCATCTGGCCCAGCAGCGACAGGTCGAGCAGCGAAAATTCCACGCCGGCTTTCTCGGCGATGCGACGGGCCACCTCCACTTCGAGGGCATGTTTCTGTCCGTAAGAGAAGCACACCGCCTCGACATGGTCGAAGTTTTTCAAAGCCCAATAAAGACATGTGGTGGAATCCTGTCCACCCGAAAGGCACACCAAGGCACTCTCATTCTGTTTCATATTCTTATACCATTAAAGAGAAGCCGAGTCTTTCGCAGGTGAACGTCCCCGCCGGGGAGAGGAAAAGGCGGGAAAGCAGGTAAATTCTTGTTTTTTACGTGGTGTTCAAGCACACGGAAGAGGACGACCTCATTCATTATACCTATGCGACAGGCCACGAAAAAATGGTCATCGGCCCGACCGCAACATTTTTTTCGGGGACAAAGATAGCCTTTTCCGGGAAACATTTCAAAACCCGACGGCAAAAAGAGACACTTCACTCCACCGCCTGCCGTGCCGCTCCGCCGTCGCCGAACGTACCCGGCGCAAATTTCTATACCGCCACAATTTTATACTATTCCAAGATTGTCGACTGGTTTATATCTTTTATTTCCACATTGTGAAACTTATGCTTTTTCTTACCGTATGTAAACCGATAATTGACTGTCAGCTCGAACATATTGTCATAAGTACGGAAGTAACGTGCTTCATTGACTTGCGAGTAGGCATCTCTCTCATACCAACTTTTGAAAGTTGTTTTCATAAAAGGGCTCAATGCCCTGAATTGAATGTTCCACCCTTTGATGGCATACCCGACATTAAAGTCAAAGCCTCCTGACGCCTCGATTTTTACGCCCGATTTCTCCATATATGAATGTTTCGGAGAATAGCCGGCCGAAAGCGACCAACCTTTATGAAAAAAATAACAATCGATCGACACGTCGTATGAATCGCCATATATCGTTTTCCAATAGGCTAACTTTTCGTGCTTATAATTTCCATACACCTCAATTGTCAACTTTTGCGGTATAATACTATATTGCAACTGCAATTCATAATTCTGAGAGAGTGAGTTGCCACTGCTTCGCTGCTGCCGTACAAACAGACCTCTGCCGGCATCATATTCGATATTGGTGTATGGCGAACGATAATCTCCACCGAATACAAAACCTGCACCCAAGAAGAATCGGTCTACACCCCATGAATAAATAGCGCCGATTTGATATTTCCGCCAGTCCTTCAATTCGGGATTTCCCACAGAAACCTCATAAATATTACGTCTATATTCCGTTGCTGTGAGATTGGAAATGCCGGGAGACGCTCCCGACGTCTCAGCAACCATCTGCAACGTATGTTCTTTATACATATAGGTCATTTGAAAAGAAGGTACAAACATATGTTCAAAATAGGTATCCACTCCCGTTTGACTGAATGATAATCGTTCTGCCAATCGTAAACGCAAATTCAGACGATTTTTTATCTTATAATTGTATGTCAGATATAATTGGGTATTAGCACGATTCAAATATACATCGGACACTGCGCCTTCACGCGTATTGCGGTCATCGGTACGGGTAAAGTCCTGATTGGCTTCCACATTGAATGTAGATCGATTT is part of the Candidatus Caccoplasma merdavium genome and harbors:
- a CDS encoding acyltransferase, whose translation is MPIKKERIEYIDLAKGFCILLVVFAHIHPDLTRYSWGVFFDSFRMPLYFFLSGIFFKKYSGIQEFGVKKINNLIIPLLFFYAFTYLYDAASWGIGRLTDGDTTAYERLSWWPFWEILRTGSTYHNSPLWFLTALFEVNLLYYGLHLLCKSWRLDIAVWLLAIGGWLLAKAGIVLPYYIGTALVALPFFHIGTWLKRGNFLPYSPRDKYLYASTLPLGVAVWLLAAPIRLHELLLPQYFLGFYFCGIGGTLVIVFLCKAMRHLPFISYFGRYSIIVFGTHWPIFHTYQQVVAHWLPEGNPAYMLVFVLTMVTEVGVIEGLRRFFPRFTAQQECIPTARFHREG
- a CDS encoding SDR family oxidoreductase — translated: MRKRILVTGGAGFIGSHLCERLLNEGHEVICLDNFFTGNKDNIIPLMKNPHFEVVRHDITMPYFVEIDEIYNLACPASPIHYQYDPIQTIKASIMGSINVLGIAKRTGATVLQASTSEVYGDPQVHPQVESYWGNVNPIGLRSCYDEGKRCAETLFMDYHRREGVKVKIIRIFNTYGPNMHPQDGRVVSNFIVQALQGKDITIYGTGQQTRSFQYVTDLIEGMVRMMERTGDDFTGPVNLGNPGEFTMLELAEKILQLTGSKSKIVFMPLPSDDPTQRKPDISLAKEKLDWQPHIALEDGLRETIDYFRRIL
- a CDS encoding glycosyltransferase, translated to MAATKPFFSIIIPVYNRPDEVRELLESLDAQTCKDFELLLVEDGSTRRCDEVAREYADRMTIRYFYKENSGRSLTRNYGMERAEGRYLVFFDSDCIIPPAYFETVRRRLDEHPVDCYGGPDAAHSSFSRLQKAINYAMTSFFTTGGIRGGKGSMEKFTPRTFNMGFSKEVYDRVGGFADMFGEDIDLSLRIRDAGFTTALFRDAYVYHKRRVSFRSFYRQVYVFGMARVDLYRLHPESLKVVHLLPACFVLGTAALIVGAFFWPWVLLPLAFYYGLLFLESLVKNRSLPIALLSLLTCTIQLGGYGLGFLKAFITKVVLKKKVDREAELAKHYKKK
- the queC gene encoding 7-cyano-7-deazaguanine synthase QueC — translated: MKQNESALVCLSGGQDSTTCLYWALKNFDHVEAVCFSYGQKHALEVEVARRIAEKAGVEFSLLDLSLLGQMTHNALTDASVVMDKEKPADALPNTFVPGRNMLFLTLAAIKAYEKGIRNLVTGVSQTDFSGYPDCRDTFIRSLNVSLNLAMESQFVIHTPLMWLDKEQEWELADELGVFDIVRNETLTCYNGVMADGCGECPACKLRRAGLERYLLRRGR